From the genome of Candidatus Nitrospira nitrificans:
TCCTCTCTCCTATCCGTACCACTGCGGCCAGACGGAGGCCGGATTGTGCTCCTTCACTTCAATCTCGACCCGTCGGTTCTTTGCCCGACCTTTCTTGGTCGCATTGTCGGCCACATGTTGCCCGATCGGCACGATGGTGATCTCGATGTGGTTTGGGTCATAGCCCTGCGCGATGAGATAGGCGCGGGCCTTGTGTGCCCGTTGTTTGGCTGTCTCATGTTCGATCCAGAGATCCTTGTCTCCGTCCGTGTATCCACGCACGTGCAGGCAAGGACCACGGCTCATGATCTGTTTCAGGTGGGATTGCAGCGGCTTGCTGGGACGAAACTCAGACCGACCTGTCCGTTCGGATACACGGAAGATGATACTGTGACGATGCACTTCCACCTGTTCCCGTTCACTCAAATCAATGACTCGGGGTCTCCACGAGCCGTTCTGCCCTTCGTGTATCTGATGTGGAGGGGAGGTGGATGGCACTGCTGATGGTCCGATGCTGCAGGCAGGCGCCACCGTTGCTGATCGCTCCTCCTCACTCTGCGTTGTCCCGGTATGCGACAAGCTCTGATCGAATACAGCCTGAGACGTATCACCATCACGTGGGATAGGAGTGCTCGTCTGTGGACCGTTCGATTCTGGTGAAACAGGGGGGATCGTGAGCGCTGTCTTTGTGATCGTGAGGCCGGACCGAGATTTACCTTTCGCCAGTTCTTGCTGGTTGAGTTGCATGAGCGTCAGTGCGGCACTCAACTCCTGGACCTGTTGTGTCAGCGATTCCATTTGTCTGGTGAGGAAACTCCGCTCCTGCTTCTCACGCTGGTCGCTCTTTACCCGTTCGCGGTACTGCTGGATCATGTCATCGCTGTTGATGGGCACACGAGCCGCACCGGATGGCACCACTGGTTTCTGCACACAGGCCAGGGTCGCGGCGCAGGCGATGAGGATTACGAGTGCTTGAAGCCCTGCCTGTCGTTTCACGAATGTTGTCATACGTCCCTCTCTTCTCTGTCTCGATCCATCAGGGATCGAGCAACGTGCTTCTCCGTTCTTTGGGCTCTCCCTTCTTCGCTCACAGGACTCCTCTTCTCTGAGATGTCGTCATCGATCTTGTCGGTCCATTGCAGCTGTGCCACAAAGGCATCAACCAGATTGTTCACTTCTTCAGGCGTCGGCGTGTCGCGTGGCACAACCGGCGGCAGGGTGGTGAGGTCCATTGCCAACTTCGAGAGGTCGATCGGTTCATTCGGCTGTACTGGACGCACACGCCGTTCGACTTTGGCGCGATGGAGTTCCAGGTCGAGGCGGGGAATCTCCACGGATAGCTCCCGGCGCACGAACGCCGCCTCTTCGAGTTCAGCTTGGGTGGGCATCCGCTTTCCCACCGACGCGAGGAACGGACTGATGCGCTTCAACCGATCGGTGAAGACCGGATCGGCATAGAACCGGGCCTTGTCGCAGAGGATCGGCTTCGTATGCATGAGGTTGATGATCGCCCGCTGGTCCCCGAGTTCCTTCACTTCCTGTGGCAGCAGGAGCGGCCGCGCCTGTTCCGACTGGGTGGAACTGGACGACGCTTGTTTGCCGTGGCCCCAGCTGAGGGGGCGGCTCGTACCGGTCGAGATCGCCTCGGCTGTATAGGTGCCGAGCATCTGAGAGTAGTACTGGGCGTCTCGTTGCTCGCGAGGCGCAAACAGGATCTGGCAGGCATGGTTCGTGACGAATGTCCGCGCGTCCTTTTCCCCATAGACCGATTCGAGCTGCGAGAGGCTCTGAATGATCGGGAGCAGGCGCAGATTGTAGCCCGCCATGAAGCCGACGGCCTTCGCGAGAATATTCACCCGCCCGAGGGCGGGGAACTCATCCAAGATCACGAGGCACTGGTGCTTCAACCGGGGATTCGTCGCGGGCAAGTCGACGGTGTTGTGATGAATCAGCTGCGAGAAGAACAGATTGACCAGCAACGCCGCGTCGCTCAGCCGATTGGCCGGAATGCCGACATAGATCGACATCCGTTGCACGCGCACCCGTTTCAGGTCGAAGTCCGTCGCACTCGTCGCCGCATCGACAATGGGATTGCTGAAGATGGTGAGGGGAGCCGTCAGGGTCGCGAGAATGCTCGCCATCGTATTCTCGCTGGTGGCACAGAACCGGTGCAGGGCCGCCGTACAGTCGTCGCTCAGCGGGGCGTCACTCTTGGCCCTGGTGCTGATGAGGTCTTGCAGATAGTCCTTGATGGGCTGCCCCTTACCGGAGGCCTGCCGGAGCACTTCTCCGAAACTACAGGGTATGGAAGGAGTCTCCATTATATATAAAGCCAGGCCGAGAAAGAGGTTGCGAGCGGACTCGTTCCAGAACGCATCTTTGATCTGCTCCGTCGGATAGAGCACCTGCCCGATGGCTTGGATTTCGCCCACACGCCGATTCGGGTCGCGATCGACCGCATCTAATGGATTCCAGCGGTGGGTCTGGCCGTCGGCGCCAAAGGGATTGAACAGAAAGACGTGATGCCCGTGCGCCTGTCGGAACTTCGACGTGTAGGCGAAGTTCTCCATTTTGATGTCCAGGACGACCACCGACTCATCGTAGTGGAGTAGGTTCGGGAGCACGATGCTTACGCCTTTGCCTGATCGGGTCGGCGCCGCCAGCAACACGAATTCCTGGCCCCCATAGACCAAGTACCGTCGCCCCACTTTTCCAACGATGACTCCGCGCTCTCCATAGAGCCCGGCCTGTTGAATTTCACTATGAGATGCAAATCGCGCCTCGCCATGGAGCGGTTTCTTCTGGTTGGTCAGGGACACGAGCAGCAGCGCCGGGAGACCAAATCCGACGAATCCCCCGACCACGGCGGAGAATTGTAGTCGCTTCCGCTGAATCGGATCCTCCCTATAGGCTCGCCAGGAGTCGGGCCAGCTGGTCAGGGAGAGGTCTTCAGGCATCTGTTTGTTGGCGAGGGTGAAGACAGCGCCGGCG
Proteins encoded in this window:
- a CDS encoding OmpA family protein, with protein sequence MTTFVKRQAGLQALVILIACAATLACVQKPVVPSGAARVPINSDDMIQQYRERVKSDQREKQERSFLTRQMESLTQQVQELSAALTLMQLNQQELAKGKSRSGLTITKTALTIPPVSPESNGPQTSTPIPRDGDTSQAVFDQSLSHTGTTQSEEERSATVAPACSIGPSAVPSTSPPHQIHEGQNGSWRPRVIDLSEREQVEVHRHSIIFRVSERTGRSEFRPSKPLQSHLKQIMSRGPCLHVRGYTDGDKDLWIEHETAKQRAHKARAYLIAQGYDPNHIEITIVPIGQHVADNATKKGRAKNRRVEIEVKEHNPASVWPQWYG
- a CDS encoding type IV secretory system conjugative DNA transfer family protein, producing MSRKSMRIAMALLLYLPLGLCGADALAGAVFTLANKQMPEDLSLTSWPDSWRAYREDPIQRKRLQFSAVVGGFVGFGLPALLLVSLTNQKKPLHGEARFASHSEIQQAGLYGERGVIVGKVGRRYLVYGGQEFVLLAAPTRSGKGVSIVLPNLLHYDESVVVLDIKMENFAYTSKFRQAHGHHVFLFNPFGADGQTHRWNPLDAVDRDPNRRVGEIQAIGQVLYPTEQIKDAFWNESARNLFLGLALYIMETPSIPCSFGEVLRQASGKGQPIKDYLQDLISTRAKSDAPLSDDCTAALHRFCATSENTMASILATLTAPLTIFSNPIVDAATSATDFDLKRVRVQRMSIYVGIPANRLSDAALLVNLFFSQLIHHNTVDLPATNPRLKHQCLVILDEFPALGRVNILAKAVGFMAGYNLRLLPIIQSLSQLESVYGEKDARTFVTNHACQILFAPREQRDAQYYSQMLGTYTAEAISTGTSRPLSWGHGKQASSSSTQSEQARPLLLPQEVKELGDQRAIINLMHTKPILCDKARFYADPVFTDRLKRISPFLASVGKRMPTQAELEEAAFVRRELSVEIPRLDLELHRAKVERRVRPVQPNEPIDLSKLAMDLTTLPPVVPRDTPTPEEVNNLVDAFVAQLQWTDKIDDDISEKRSPVSEEGRAQRTEKHVARSLMDRDREERDV